The following proteins come from a genomic window of Anguilla rostrata isolate EN2019 chromosome 17, ASM1855537v3, whole genome shotgun sequence:
- the LOC135243990 gene encoding uncharacterized protein LOC135243990 translates to MGRAGGQTGRVAAVLADYIHIRELVLDNPRLMAQTALQLFELNQRTLSQWFSRRQKEWERTVLEQLLRGDEVSGHPPFIFVTPQDRSRQATQHRRIAHAPILPSSGVPAQLDTAAPTAAPPPVSRTTAWRRRKEAERAGAGGAIPSKRRNPVEYICARCKQPKRRQFGHSPFGKVSFCATAAGKSVEEWLAEMKDVRERSAQGR, encoded by the exons ATGGGACGAGCTGGTGGTCAGACTGGACGTGTGGCGGCAGTGCTCGCGGATTATATCCACATCCGCGAGCTCGTGCTGGACAACCCGAGGCTGATGGCCCAGACCGCACTGCAGCTGTTTGAGCTGAACCAGCGCACTCTCTCCCAGTG GTTCTCCCGGAGGCAGAAGGAGTGGGAGAGAACTGTGCTGGAGCAGCTCCTTCGGGGTGACGAGGTGAGTGGACATCCGCCATTCATCTTCGTCACCCCACAAGACCGGTCGCGCCAGGCCACCCAGCACAGACGGATCGCTCACGCGCCCATCCTGCCATCCTCCGGCGTCCCAGCCCAGCTCGACACCGCCGCGCCCACTGCAGCGCCACCGCCCGTTTCGCGGACAACAGCGTGGCGGCGGCGCAAAGAGGCGGAGAGAGCAGGGGCGGGAGGCGCCATTCCGTCAAAGCGGCGGAATCCGGTGGAGTACATCTGCGCGCGGTGCAAACAGCCGAAGCGGCGGCAGTTTGGTCACAGCCCCTTCGGCAAAGTGTCTTTCTGCGCCACCGCCGCCGGAAAGTCTGTGGAGGAGTGGTTGGCAGAGATGAAGGACGTTCGGGAGCGAAGCGCCCAGGGGCGCTGA